One part of the Aspergillus fumigatus Af293 chromosome 7, whole genome shotgun sequence genome encodes these proteins:
- a CDS encoding DUF890 domain protein: MCNPPFYSSREEMIASAEAKERPPFSACTGDEVEMVTEGGEIAFVHRMIEESLHLRKRVVWYTSMLGKLSSVSAIVEKLMEYGNNNYAVTEFVQGSKTKRWAVAWSWTDLRPSMKVARGIPGFPKHLLPFPSEFMFEIMNQSIDEISDKIDKELSSLRIHWTWRKNLATGVGFAMENVWSRQARRKLQNSAGAADMMEIEEDGAALAFKVQLKQDRLDEKSVRVVVRWLKGLDSVLFESFCGMLKRKVEGR; this comes from the exons ATGTGCAATCCTCCATTTTACTCCTCACGCGAAGAAATGATAGCCTCAGCAGAGGCCAAGGAACGGCCGCCATTTTCA GCATGCACAGGAGATGAGGTTGAGATGGTCACTGAGGGCGGTGAAATTGCTTTTGTCCATCGCATGATCGAGGAAAGCCTTCATCTTCGCAAGAGAGTTGTCTGGTACACCTCAATGCTTGGGAAGCTGAGCAGTGTATCCGCCATAGTTGAGAAGCTCATGGAGTACGGGAACAACAACTACGCGGTAACCGAATTTGTTCAAGGAAGCAAGACGAAGAGGTGGGCTGTGGCGTGGTCGTGGACTGATCTTCGTCCGAGTATG AAAGTAGCTCGAGGGATCCCTGGATTCCCGAAACACCTCCTACCATTTCCCTCCGAGTTCATGTTTGAAATCATGAATCAATCGATTGATGAAATCAGCGATAAAATTGACAAAGAACTCAGCAGCCTTCGCATCCATTGGACTTGGCGTAAGAATCTGGCTACGGGCGTCGGATTCGCAATGGAGAATGTTTGGTCTCGTCAAGCTCGCAGAAAGTTGCAGAATTCGGCTGGTGCTGCAGATATGATGGAaattgaggaggatggagcGGCTCTTGCTTTCAAGGTTCAGCTGAAGCAGGATAGACTTGATGAAAAGAGCGTCCGAGTTGTCGTTCGTTGGCTCAAGGGATTAGATTCCGTCTTGTTCGAAAGCTTCTGCGGGATGTTAAAGAGAAAGGTGGAGGGGAGATGA
- a CDS encoding tetratricopeptide repeat protein — MSEASSASYPSSLDVLFDGTSPLREQYDPVKLAHAEIVPILQLPLARELLGHNPTDASAISRVSNGEICYTTFLAEKAKATAQMPLDGLTAGQQRSQILHIGLAALFSFMQSNITGPPLDFNSADVIFPKALHSDATKLRAARNHIIRELSVDGEAAYKLTPNVELFAVAMALLVDADILVADGPLVARTARLRVNFLHQKMLSEATSTLQDAIYSDLEELNRILLGEKSGFSTAQEKGRFLVERATIHSHHGFDAKARADLEQAAAVRKFEFALTGRLGKRTKFQEHDISQLVVLAKSAEELTTTGNSALPEDKGDTFQAGPKNLDLNDDTLLESISFTKDTQTSKDKSTTVQEESTLPPALQSLDPGNQPLLDPVDSAILLGLASTITNTSPENGLTREETHPYAIRVLEGGSSNWQVYTQALLVRSRVEGYRARTVERSVLQMQALVDQSASAAERLEYIWLLNSPTRWSLEAELAQRWVNLGGLRTALEIYERLQMWAEAALCYAATDREEKAKHIVRRQLYEPTGPNPDDENEKFDGPELSPLPVDAPRLLCILGDIDSDPTMYERAWEVSNNRYARAQRSLARHYLSLKPPALEKAEEAYRKSLHINRLNHSAWFALGCVQLELQKWEDAIDSFTRTVQLEDTDAEAWSNLAAAILRTRKREALAALHRAAQLKHTDARIWDNVLTVAASIPPPATPFRDVVTAQRRVIELLGSKNGEKCVDIPVLSMLIDHVVDTYNYDDLLINRVVRSGTIAGQILSLVDDSVVPLITHSAPLWLLVARVEHFRGQPSKAFEAHEKAWRASVASCTQGAFQMGDEKKWMDVVRATERLVRDGYAKFGPMDKEGKHEGEAEMVAKDWRFKARSAVRGILGKGKDFWEGSEGWNRLKELQSEVGSS; from the exons ATGTCTGAAGCATCGAGTGCTTCTTACCCATCGTCCTTGGACGTTCTGTTTGATGGGACGTCGCCGTTGAGGGAACAGTATGACCCGGTCAAACTAGCACATGCGGAGATTGtccccatcctccaactTCCACTGGCTAGGGAATTGTTGGGACACAACCCTACAGATGCGAGTGCTATCAGCCGTGTCTCCAACGGCGAGATATGCTATACCACTTTTCTGGctgagaaggcgaaggcTACGGCTCAGATGCCACTGGATGGGCTTACTGCTGGGCAGCAACGGTCACAGATCCTCCATATTGGTCTGGCGGCTCTGTTTAGCTTTATGCAGTCCAATATTACAGGTCCTCCGTTGGATTTTAATTCTGCGGATGTGATATTCCCTAAGGCTCTCCACTCAGATGCCACCAAGCTCCGGGCTGCTCGCAATCACATCATTCGTGAACTGTCTGTAGACGGAGAAGCTGCCTACAAGCTGACACCAAATGTTGAGCTCTTTGCCGTTGCGATGGCTCTTCTTGTTGATGCTgacatcctcgtcgctgacGGACCATTGGTGGCGAGGACAGCAAGACTGCGTGTCAATTTCCTTCATCAGAAGATGCTGTCTGAAGCTACTAGCACATTGCAGGATGCCATATATAGCGACTTGGAAGAGTTGAACAGAATTCTACTTGGTGAAAAGTCTGGGTTCTCTACCGCTCAAGAAAAAGGACGCTTCCTTGTGGAGAGGGCGACAATCCACAGCCACCATGGCTTTGACGCCAAGGCTCGGGCAGATCTTGAGCAGGCTGCTGCAGTCAGGAAATTTGAATTTGCATTGACTGGAAGACTGGGGAAAAGGACGAAGTTTCAAGAGCATGATATCAGCCAGCTGGTCGTCTTGGCGAAGAGTGCTGAAGAACTGACGACCACTGGAAACTCTGCTCTCCCAGAAGACAAGGGGGATACTTTCCAAGCGGGACCTAAGAACCTAGACCTTAACGATGATACACTTCTCGAAAGCATATCCTTCACCAAGGACACTCAGACATCAAAAGACAAGTCGACGACAGTCCAGGAAGAATCCACACTTCCCCCAGCTTTACAGTCTCTTGACCCCGGCAACCAACCACTGCTGGACCCTGTTGACTCTGCCATTTTGCTGGGCTTGGCTTCCACAATCACGAACACGTCGCCGGAAAACGGTCTGACTCGAGAAGAGACCCATCCTTACGCTATCCGTGTCCTTGAAGGGGGCAGCTCGAACTGGCAGGTATACACTCAAGCTTTGTTGGTCCGAAGCCGTGTGGAAGGATACCGAGCTCGAACTGTAGAAAGATCTGTTCTGCAGATGCAAGCGCTTGTTGACCAA TCTGCTTCGGCTGCGGAAAGACTAGAGTACATCTGGCTCTTGAACTCCCCTACTCGGTGGAGTCTTGAAGCTGAGTTGGCCCAACGCTGGGTCAACCTTGGCGGTCTGCGGACTGCGCTGGAGATTTACGAACGCCTGCAGATGTGGGCGGAGGCCGCCCTATGCTACGCTGCCACAGAcagagaggagaaggccaagcATATCGTCCGCAGACAGCTATATGAGCCTACGGGTCCGAACCCAGATGACGAGAACGAGAAGTTCGACGGGCCGGAACTATCTCCGCTGCCTGTTGATGCCCCTCGCTTGCTCTGCATCCTGGGTGACATTGATAGTGATCCAACAATGTACGAACGTGCATGGGAGGTCTCAAACAACAGATACGCACGCGCGCAGCGTTCATTGGCCCGCCACTATCTTTCGTTGAAGCCCCCTGCTCTCGAaaaggccgaggaggcatACCGCAAGAGCCTCCACATCAACCGTCTCAATCACAGCGCATGGTTTGCACTTGGTTGTGTACAGCTTGAACTTCAAAAATGGGAGGACGCCATTGATTCATTTACACGGACTGTGCAGCTCGAAGACACGGACGCCGAAGCATGGAGTAACCTTGCTGCTGCTATCCTGCGAACC CGCAAGCGCGAGGCTCTCGCTGCACTCCACCGCGCCGCTCAGCTCAAGCACACCGATGCTCGCATCTGGGACAACGTGCTTACCGTCGCAGCCTCGATCCCTCCACCAGCTACACCATTCCGCGATGTGGTCACAGCCCAGAGACGGGTGATTGAACTTCTCGGCTCAAAGAACGGAGAGAAGTGCGTTGATATACCTGTTCTCAGCATGCTGATTGATCACGTCGTCGACACCTACAATTACGACGACCTCCTGATCAAC CGCGTCGTCCGCAGTGGTACCATCGCCGGTCAGATCCTCTCCTTAGTGGACGATTCCGTTGTGCCTCTCATCACACACTCGGCTCCACTCTGGCTTCTCGTTGCCCGTGTAGAACACTTCCGTGGCCAGCCATCCAAGGCCTTTGAGGCTCACGAGAAGGCCTGGCGGGCGTCCGTTGCCTCGTGCACACAGGGCGCGTTCCAAATGGGCGATGAGAAGAAGTGGATGGATGTTGTCCGTGCAACTGAGAGGTTGGTCCGTGATGGATATGCCAAGTTTGGGCCTATGGACAAAGAAGGCAAACATGAAGGGGAGGCTGAGATGGTTGCCAAGGACTGGCGATTCAAGGCCCGCAGTGCTGTCAGGGGTATTTTGGGTAAAGGAAAGGACTTTTGGGAGGGTTCCGAGGGCTGGAATCgtctgaaggagctgcagTCCGAAGTGGGAAGTTCTTAG
- the exg3 gene encoding glycoside hydrolase family 5 protein — protein MQEHKQFSRSFEHKMAVGILKVKGNKVVDNDGNEVLLRGAAIGGWMNMENFITGYPGHESQHRAAMRRVLGPEKYEFFFDRWLEYFFTEADAKFFAGLGLNCIRIPFNYRHFEDDMNPRVLKESGFKHLDRVIELCAKEKIYTILDMHTAPGGQNGDWHSDNPTSYAAFWDFKDHQDRTVWLWEQIAARYKDNPWVAGYNPLNEPCDPEHVRLPAFYERVEKAIRAIDPDHILWLDGNTFAMEWKGFDKVLPNCVYAMHDYSSMGFPTGERYKGTPEQKEHLERQYLRKAEFMNKNGTVIWNGEFGPVYANPRTEAEAETINQERYSLLGEQLRIYDKYKIHWSIWLYKDIGLQGMIHTSPDSKWNRTIQPLLEKKKKFWLDAWGREPFAEPEAALKPLVDWIDKVSPTAKETYPTPWNTERHLLRNVFQTFLAASFVNEFAELFRGMDEKELDELAHSFHFDECEQRGGLNEILREHARATKH, from the exons ATGCAAGAACATAAACAATTTTCTAGATCATTTGAACACAAAATGGCTGTTGGAATTTTGAAAGTTAAAGGAAACAAAGTCGTTGACAACGATGGAAACGAAGTTCTTCTCCGTGGTGCCGCTATTGGCGGTTGGATGAA TATGGAGAATTTCATCACTGGTTACCCAGGTCATGAGTCGCAACATCGTGCTGCTATGCGGAGAGTCTTAGGGCCAGAGAAGTACGAATTCTTTTTCGACAGATGGCTCGAGTATTTCTTCACTGAGGCGGACGCCAAGTTCTTTGCTGGGCTGGGACTGAATTGCATACGGATCCCGTTCAATTATCGCCATTTTGAGGATGATATGAACCCACGGGTACTGAAGGAATCTGGTTTCAAACATTTGGATCGGGTGATAGAATTG TGCGCAAAAGAGAAGATATACACCATTCTGGATATGCACACCGCTCCTGGTGGACAGAACGGGGACTGGCATTCTGATAACCCGACCAGCTACGCTGCTTTCTGGGATTTCAAGGATCATCAAGACCGGACAGTATGGCTGTGGGAGCAGATTGCAGCACGATACAAGGACAATCCATGGGTTGCTGGATATAACCCTCTGAATGAGCCGTGCGATCCGGAGCACGTCCGTCTTCCGGCTTTCTATGAGCGCGTTGAGAAAGCCATCCGAGCTATTGACCCAGATCATATCCTGTGGCTGGATGGAAACACGTTCGCCATGGAGTGGAAAGGCTTCGATAAGGTTCTTCCGAACTGCGTTTATGCTATGCATGACTATTCT TCAATGGGTTTTCCTACCGGAGAGCGATACAAGGGAACCCCAGAGCAAAAGGAACACCTAGAACGGCAGTACCTTCGCAAAGCCGAATTCATGAACAAAAACGGGACAGTAATCTGGAACGGCGAGTTTGGCCCCGTCTACGCCAATCCCCGTACggaagcagaggcagaaaCCATCAACCAAGAACGTTACAGCCTTCTGGGAGAGCAGCTTCGTATCTATGACAAGTACAAAATCCACTGGTCTATCTGGCTGTACAAGGACATTGGCCTGCAGGGTATGATCCACACAAGCCCAGACAGCAAATGGAATAGGACGATTCAGCCCTTgcttgagaagaaaaagaagttCTGGCTTGATGCATGGGGCAGAGAGCCATTCGCGGAGCCTGAAGCAGCGCTCAAGCCACTGGTTGATTGGATCGACAAGGTCAGTCCAACGGCAAAGGAAACGTACCCGACCCCATGGAATACGGAGCGTCACCTACTGCGGAACGTCTTCCAGACATTCTTGGCAGCATCTTTTGTGAACGAGTTCGCGGAGCTATTTAGAGgaatggatgagaaggagtTAGACGAGTTGGCACATAGCTTTCACTTTGACGAGTGTGAGCAGCGAGGGGGACTGAATGAGATCCTGAGGGAACATGCTCGTGCAACGAAGCACTGA
- a CDS encoding putative APSES transcription factor (MbpA) codes for MTSNNYHPPRPSMPMSYSQSSLGSANGIAFSQSQMGSFNASQSVASTPRATPPPKSSQQSMSFSYPNSLPGGARGSFGGFDDTNGYGSMVQYQEEYRPQIYKAVYSNVSVYEMEVNGVAVMKRRSDSWLNATQILKVAGVVKARRTKTLEKEIAAGEHEKVQGGYGKYQGTWVNYQRGVELCREYHVEELLRPLLEYDMGPNGTANAGNDTLDTPTKEQAMAAQRKRLYSGVDNRGMSQPQQGTFFQNISRTAATAVNAISKARFDSPAARNADSRRSSIMRKSSHQIGSQESQLPTFSSQQSMYSVASDSGFGSNAQSNGRFNGPDVATFETEESIEPPRKRIRSSSNQMPSFGLQREHSSLSMQEPTPTEPNDSFYQEMDGPASMADGNRHGTDPLPPATTPERFQKMKLIMTLFLDKRTKDFSNHPALLQLTGEDLEIPLDEYRNNALHWAAMLARMPLVYALVEKGVSIYRLNGAGETALQKSVGTRNNLDYRSFPRLLQVLAPTIDMVDYSGRTILHHIAVMAATGGGGHVSAKHYLEALLEFIVRHGGTSISQHAPNGVEGTDGNKTRTGEVITLGRFISEIVNLRDDQGDTALNLAGRARSVLVPQLLEVGADPHIPNHTGLCPADYGVGVDMVDPNAQSQQGGSKNDSFIDHLAKTKKEIFDATMAQISAIVQETLGGIDKELATDLSKKQEKFEHWHSKIRETAKARQIEQKRLDDLKSKSSNRVELSRRIKNLERSSEDLLVTLKEIHGGNFEPSKMTIVGDADQDSGVDMTEFDALFPETFDPTSGFSEKQEAFLKSLTSPEILQQRIKCYQDFNQEILAEVDRLKSKNVVLGQNYRRMVMACTGWTAEQVDEAAEGLTQCVKDLNDNPVPEDEAIEILMRDRGQDW; via the exons ATGACTTCTAACAATTATCATCCTCCACGGCCCAGCATGCCCATGTCGTACTCTCAAAGCAGCTTAGGCTCCGCCAATGGGATAGCTTTCTCTCAGTCACAAATGGGATCTTTCAATGCTTCCCAGTCCGTCGCGTCGACGCCTCGAGCGACACCCCCTCCGAAAAGCTCGCAGCAATCGATGTCCTTTAGTTATCCAAATAGTCTTCCAGGCGGCGCGAGAGGTAGCTTTGGAGGGTTTGATGATACGAATGGCTATGGGTCAATGGTGCAGTATCAAGAGGAATATAGGCCGCAGATTTACAAA GCTGTCTATTCCAACGTCTCGGTCTACGAAATGGAAGTAAACGGCGTTGCCGTTATGAAACGTCGTTCCGATTCCTGGCTAAATGCTACTCAAATTCTCAAAGTAGCTGGCGTTGTCAAAGCTCGAAGAACGAAAACTCTCGAGAAAGAAATTGCTGCAGGCGAACATGAGAAAGTTCAGGGAGGCTATGGAAAATACCAAGGAACATGGGTCAATTATCAGAGAGGTGTCGAGCTTTGCCGTGAGTATCATGTTGAGGAGTTATTGAGACCGCTTCTCGAATACGACATGGGACCCAACGGCACTGCAAATGCTGGCAATGACACTCTAGACACTCCTACAAAGGAGCAAGCGATGGCAgcgcagaggaagaggctTTATAGCGGTGTGGATAACCGCGGGATGTCGCAACCGCAGCAAGgcaccttcttccagaatatCTCCCGGACCGCTGCAACGGCTGTCAACGCTATCAGCAAGGCTCGATTCGATTCACCTGCAGCAAGGAACGCCGATAGTAGGCGCTCGAGTATCATGCGAAAGTCGTCACATCAGATCGGCAGCCAGGAGTCTCAACTCCCCACCTTCAGTAGTCAGCAGAGCATGTACAGCGTGGCCTCCGACAGTGGATTTGGCAGCAATGCACAGAGCAATGGCCGATTCAATGGCCCTGATGTCGCCACTTTCGAAACGGAAGAGTCGATCGAGCCACCTCGGAAGCGTATCAGGTCGTCTTCAAACCAGATGCCATCTTTCGGGCTTCAACGGGAGCACTCTTCCTTGTCCATGCAAGAGCCTACCCCGACGGAACCGAACGACTCTTTCTACCAGGAAATGGATGGGCCCGCTTCTATGGCGGATGGCAACAGGCATGGTACAGACCCTCTGCCTCCTGCCACAACTCCAGAAAGAtttcagaagatgaagctcatcATGACCTTGTTTCTTGACAAGAGGACCAAGGATTTCTCCAACCATCCGGCGTTGTTGCAACTCACTGGTGAAGATCTAGAAATTCCACTTGACGAATACCGCAACAACGCTCTTCATTGGGCGGCAATGCTTGCTCGTATGCCTCTTGTCTATGCGCTCGTCGAGAAAGGCGTGAGCATCTATCGTTTAAACGGTGCGGGCGAAACTGCTTTACAAAAATCCGTCGGGACAAGAAACAACCTCGATTACAGAAGCTTTCCGCGCTTATTACAGGTGCTGGCTCCCACCATAGACATGGTTGACTATAGTGGACGCACGATCCTGCACCACATCGCAGTGATGGCTGCGACTGGTGGTGGTGGGCATGTGTCCGCGAAGCACTACTTGGAGGCTCTCCTGGAGTTCATCGTCCGCCATGGAGGCACGTCCATAAGTCAGCATGCCCCAAATGGGGTTGAGGGCACCGATGGTAATAAAACTCGAACAGGCGAAGTCATTACCCTGGGCAGATTTATTTCAGAAATAGTCAATCTTCGAGATGATCAAGGGGACACAGCACTTAACCTTGCCGGGCGAGCGCGCTCTGTCTTAGTGCCTCAATTACTAGAAGTTGGTGCTGACCCTCATATACCTAATCACACTGGTCTCTGTCCTGCTGACTATGGCGTCGGCGTGGATATGGTTGACCCCAATGCTCAATCCCAGCAAGGCGGAAGCAAGAATGACTCTTTCATTGATCATCTGGCcaaaacaaagaaagaaatttTTGATG CAACAATGGCCCAGATCAGCGCAATAGTACAGGAGACATTAGGTGGGATCGATAAAGAACTAGCCACCGACTTGTCCAAGAAGCAAGAGAAGTTTGAACATTGGCATTCCAAAATACGCGAGACTGCCAAAGCCCGCCAAATAGAACAGAAGAGACTGGACGACCTCAAGAGCAAGTCTTCGAATCGGGTCGAACTAAGCAGACGGATCAAAAATTTGGAAAGGTCATCGGAAGATCTTCTCGTGACGCTCAAAGAGATACATGGTGGGAACTTCGAGCCTTCCAAGATGACGATAGTTGGAGATGCGGATCAAGATTCCGGGGTCGACATGACGGAATTCGATGCCCTTTTCCCCGAAACGTTCGATCCTACATCAGGGTTTTCCGAAAAGCAGGAAGCCTTTCTCAAGTCTCTGACTTCTCCTGAGATTCTGCAGCAGCGCATCAAATGCTATCAAGACTTCAATCAAGAGATACTTGCCGAGGTGGATCGCTTGAAATCGAAGAACGTGGTGTTGGGTCAGAACTATCGTCGAATGGTTATGGCCTGTACCGGCTGGACGGCCGAACAGGTTGATGAAGCCGCCGAAGGGTTAACGCAATGCGTGAAGGATTTGAATGACAATCCTGTTCCTGAGGATGAGGCTATCGAGATTCTCATGAGGGATCGAGGTCAGGATTGGTAG
- a CDS encoding putative glutamine-serine rich protein MS8, with protein sequence MKYNIISELISLHIVALTSYSDTTHVNFQERVILLVINHGLAAAPPRNPWTDWDGAPEFHQVPFCAVAPSIIVRQPRHCDEIANASPSYIRPSQQGLALSFFLVVYIQYFIHRRQITQKITLITMSDPYNNQYNQYGAPQQDHGQPNDGYYGGQHNYPPPQGQYGQPPQQHGYYPPGPSYDQQQHHPQYSGPPPSYGQQGYPPQHGAPHQQGGYAGDQNYGQGAPMNYPPHDRGHSPYPPQQQQYNPQGASASYYGAPHPEQHQQGAHALVPVGQEGERGLGSTLLGGAAGGIIGKKLGGGLLGAAGGALAGAAGMNMATKMTKKHKKKKHHKGHKRGSSSSSSSSSSS encoded by the exons ATGAAATACAACATAATCTCAGAGTTGATTTCCCTTCATATCGTTGCTCTTACATCCTACTCCGATACCACTCATGTCAACTTTCAAGAGCGGGTAATCTTATTGGTAATAAATCATGGCTTAGCCGCTGCACCGCCTCGTAATCCATGGACTGACTGGGACGGAGCCCCTGAATTTCACCAAGTTCCATTCTGTGCCGTGGCTCCTTCCATCATTGTCAGACAGCCCCGCCATTGCGACGAGATTGCGAACGCCAGTCCTTCATATATAAGACCATCTCAACAGGGCCTCGCTCTTTCATTTTTCCTTGTTGTGTATATACAATATTTCATCCATCGAAGACAAATTACTCAAAAGATCACTCTCATCACAATGTCTGATCCATACAACAACCAATACAATCAATACGGTGCCCCGCAGCAAGACCATGGCCAGCCCAACGATGGATACTACGGAGGCCAACATAACTACCCTCCTCCACAAGGCCAGTACGGGCAGCCTCCGCAGCAACATGGGTACTATCCACCTGGA CCTTCCTAcgaccagcaacagcaccacCCTCAATATTCcggtcctcctccttcataCGGCCAACAGGGGTATCCGCCTCAACATGGCGCTCCTCACCAGCAGGGCGGGTACGCAGGTGATCAAAACTACGGGCAAGGCGCGCCGATGAACTATCCGCCACACGACCGCGGTCACTCTCCGTATCCcccccagcagcaacaaTACAATCCCCAAGGAGCAAGCGCATCTTACTATGGCGCTCCTCACCCGGAACAACACCAGCAGGGGGCGCATGCTCTTGTTCCCGTCGGACAGGAGGGCGAAAGGGGCCTGGGCTCGACCTTGCTTGGAGGTGCTGCTGGTGGTATTATAGGCAAAAAGCTTGGTGGTGGACTTCTAggcgctgcaggaggagcacTAGCAGGCGCTGCAGGAATGAACATGGCCACTAAGAT GACGAAGAAgcacaagaagaagaaacatCATAAGGGCCACAAGCGTGGATCGAGTTCTAGCTCTTCTAGCTCGAGCTCCTCTTGA